From Pseudomonas alcaligenes, a single genomic window includes:
- a CDS encoding MetQ/NlpA family ABC transporter substrate-binding protein, with protein sequence MKKLLTALAAAAALTSAAAQAADSISVAATAVPHAEILEFVKPALAKEGVDLKVKVFTDYVQPNVQVAEGRLDANFFQHQPYLDEFNASRGTKLVSIAGVHVEPFGAYSSKIKNLADLPQGANVVIPNDATNGGRALLLLQKAGVIKLKADAGITATVKDIAENPKGIKVRELEAATLPRVLAQVDLALINTNYALEAGLNPTKDALVIEGSDSPYVNILVVAAANKDKPALQKLAKALHSPEVKKFIEDKYKGAVVPAF encoded by the coding sequence ATGAAGAAACTGCTGACTGCCCTGGCCGCCGCTGCGGCCCTCACCTCCGCTGCCGCCCAGGCCGCCGACTCGATCAGCGTTGCCGCCACCGCCGTGCCGCACGCGGAGATCCTCGAATTCGTCAAACCGGCCCTGGCCAAGGAAGGCGTCGACCTCAAGGTCAAGGTCTTCACCGACTACGTGCAGCCCAACGTGCAGGTTGCCGAAGGCCGCCTGGACGCCAACTTCTTCCAGCACCAGCCGTACCTGGATGAATTCAACGCCTCGCGCGGCACTAAGCTGGTGAGCATCGCCGGCGTGCACGTGGAGCCCTTCGGCGCCTACTCCAGCAAGATCAAGAACCTCGCCGACCTGCCGCAAGGCGCCAACGTGGTCATCCCCAACGACGCCACCAACGGCGGCCGCGCCCTGCTGCTGCTGCAGAAGGCTGGGGTGATCAAGCTCAAGGCCGACGCCGGCATCACCGCCACCGTCAAGGACATCGCCGAGAACCCGAAAGGCATCAAGGTACGTGAACTTGAAGCGGCCACCCTGCCGCGCGTGCTGGCCCAGGTCGACCTGGCCCTGATCAACACCAACTACGCCCTGGAAGCCGGCCTCAACCCGACCAAGGACGCCCTGGTGATCGAAGGCAGCGACTCGCCCTACGTCAACATCCTGGTGGTCGCCGCGGCCAACAAGGACAAGCCGGCCCTGCAGAAACTGGCCAAGGCCCTGCACAGCCCGGAAGTGAAGAAGTTCATCGAAGACAAGTACAAAGGCGCCGTAGT
- a CDS encoding methionine ABC transporter permease, with the protein MLEQLLANWLPNVDWPEIGYASLDTLNMLGGATLFTVLLGLPLGVLLFLTGPRQMFEQRALYAVLSLVVNVLRSVPFVILLILMIPLTVLITGTSLGVAGAIPPLVVGATPFFARLVETALREVDRGIIEATQAMGATTLQIIFRALLPEALPGLIAATTVTAITLVSYTAMSGLIGGGGLGDLAVRYGYQRYQPDVMAVTVILLLILVQVLQSVGDKLVVHFSRK; encoded by the coding sequence ATGCTCGAACAACTGTTGGCCAACTGGCTACCCAACGTCGACTGGCCGGAAATCGGCTACGCCAGCCTCGACACCCTCAATATGCTTGGCGGTGCCACCCTGTTCACCGTGCTGCTCGGCCTGCCGCTCGGCGTGCTGCTGTTTCTCACCGGGCCGCGGCAGATGTTCGAACAGCGCGCGCTGTACGCCGTGCTGTCGCTGGTGGTCAACGTGCTGCGCTCGGTGCCGTTCGTGATCCTGCTGATCCTGATGATTCCGCTGACCGTGCTGATCACCGGCACCTCGCTGGGCGTGGCCGGCGCCATCCCGCCACTGGTGGTCGGCGCCACACCGTTCTTCGCCCGCCTGGTGGAGACCGCCTTGAGAGAGGTGGATCGCGGCATCATCGAGGCGACCCAGGCCATGGGCGCGACCACCCTGCAGATCATCTTCCGCGCCCTGCTGCCGGAAGCGCTGCCGGGGCTGATCGCCGCCACCACGGTCACCGCCATCACCCTGGTGTCCTACACCGCCATGAGCGGTCTGATCGGCGGCGGCGGTCTTGGCGACCTGGCCGTGCGCTACGGCTACCAGCGCTACCAGCCGGACGTGATGGCGGTCACCGTGATCCTCCTGCTGATCCTGGTGCAGGTGCTGCAGAGCGTCGGTGACAAGCTGGTGGTGCATTTTTCTAGGAAATAA